TTCTGTCCGGATTGTTTCGTAAATTAGGATATCAATGTTGTTTGTAACTAAAAAAGCATGCCATTTGAGTGCGGCTGCTTTAGTGTTATCGGCAAGTTTTGCGATATTATCAAGGTTTCTTTTTTGATAAGTTAAGGCCATTACTTGCCATCTCCTTTGTTATATTTTTCAATCTTGGCATTAATCTCAGATTCTAAGATTTTAAATAACCACATCGGAAAATGCTTGTCCCATCCAAGTACGTAAAGATTCGCGACAAATGACTGTAAATTATGATAGATAAAAGACAGTGCTAAAACAGCGAAAACAAAAGCACCGGTACCTAAAAGCTGATCGAATATCCATCCAACACCAACAATGAGAAAGATAATCCCATCCCTAATAACTGCGTCTATGCCGATATTACTTTCATATACCTTGTTTTTCTTTGCTAATCTGTCGCCCACGGCATAATCAAGAATGAGAATAATCACTAAAGCTATTGCTATATAAATGTGCATTTCTTTAATGCCTTTTGCCTCAAATACAGCATTAAAAAAAGCCCCTACCGAACCGGTTAGAGCTCCTAATACGAGACTTTTATTAACAACCATTTTCTGAAAAACGTCAGTCATTTTATCAAACATAACCCACTCTCCTGTTTCAAAATAAAAAGAGAGCTGATATTCAGCCCTCTTACCTAATTATTTTAATATTTTTTCAGCTTTATCTTTAAATTCTTCGAATGCTTTATCATTATTAAAATTAAAAAACATTTGGCTTAGTGAATAGTCCAGCTCGTCTCCACGTTCGTCCAATGGCTTATTCATGTAAAAATCGTTTAGTGTCTGAGATTCTTTTTCTGTCAAATCTCTATTTTCCTTCTTAGCTTCCACCATCAGGTTGAACATTTTCTCATTTGTACT
The DNA window shown above is from Neobacillus sp. WH10 and carries:
- a CDS encoding phage holin family protein, whose amino-acid sequence is MFDKMTDVFQKMVVNKSLVLGALTGSVGAFFNAVFEAKGIKEMHIYIAIALVIILILDYAVGDRLAKKNKVYESNIGIDAVIRDGIIFLIVGVGWIFDQLLGTGAFVFAVLALSFIYHNLQSFVANLYVLGWDKHFPMWLFKILESEINAKIEKYNKGDGK